The genomic window TCATAAGATATATAGggatataatatttttgaaatatacatCGATGTTACATGTAAATACCATTGTTCTTTCTTTTGATCTAACAATTAACATAACTGTTTGACTAATTTAAatttcggtctatttctgaaatttattcttaaatACTTTTGATTTAATGACTGAAATTTCTAGTACTGAAAAATGGCTGACATTTTCAGTACTGTATACACCTTTTCCTCAACATTActtaaaatgatattaaaatcaATGTACTCAATAGGGTtgtttcctaaaagtactgtttatatagcggcatttaatgtactGATCGGTAATGCTTCataaaagtactgtttatatagcggcatttaatgtactgataagtgatgtttcctaaaagtactgtttatatagcgatatttaatgtacatgtacacgCTAGTCAAATTGTTGGTAGTGTATAAAATGTTTAGAGGCTTAATGTGTTACAGTAAAAGGCTAAATGTGTTACAGTAAACATTTAATGATCAGTTAAAATGATATTGAAAGACCTTCGAAGAAAAAAGGATATTGAAATTCCCGAGTCGGAAGAGCAAGGAAATTAAAACAGACCTTTCTGTGGAATTAACtttttgtggattcttataaattccatATATAACTTTttgactagtttaaatctcggtctatttcagaaatttattcttacatgcttttgattttttaaccctgtattcTAACATTGAccatgtaaattttaaaatcgtTTGTTTGCACATTGAACAACAAATGTATCTGACGTATAAagttttctgacgtcagacactcaaagtaatgaatgtgttcgtagatagtagatgttgttgtgttctgttaaattgtcccttttaaaattgttttacgatgatgactgatgtacccatattttgaatattttatttattgtgtttgtttatttaacgcatcaatgtaaatataactgaatttAGTAATTGTCATTGaaatgagagggttagcgctatagaaccaggtttaatcccccattttttacatttgaaaatacctgtacaaagtcagaaatatgacaccTCTTGTCatttcgtttttgatgcgttttgttatttgattttgccttatGAGAATGGACTTTACGAATTGATTTTCagtatttttcagtatttttgagatttttctttttaatgtcaatatttaccTAATCATTGAACTTTCAATGTCTTACAAAACGACAAAAACCGAAGAAAAGAAGAACAAAACATGCGCAAAAGCCCAATTCACCTGCATTGGACTAGTTTAAATATATTCGACTTAATGGACAGTTAAACCATTTCGCAgactgaaacataaaaaaaatgtgagtTAATTGGATTTGAGACGAACTATTTATAATTAGTTTTGTCCAATAACAAATTAGaactgtatttttgtgattttcaaaaagaacaaaaaataatatttttgtttatttaagtaGGTAATTGCCTCTCTCCTCTTTCCCTTTTAATTATGGCTCTCCGTATTTTATAAGCATTTGATTTTCATATAATTAGTTCCCGAGCATATCTTTTAGAGACTTTGACTGTAGAAATGCAAATTTGGAACAGCAAATTGTTACCGTTTGAGTTAGTGAAAAAAGCAATGGAAAATGAGagtatattaaataaagaaaggtGTACACATCCGCACCCTTCAAATAATTGGTGCAAGAGATTTTGATTTCCAGAGAGCTTTGATCTCTTGTTTAACTAGTCCGAATAGGGTCGTCCGACGTATCTTAGTTAAACATTATGCgttgaataacaaataaaaaatgcacGAACTGTAGAGTAAACTCAGTCAAATATGTCAATATTTTTAAAGCCATACTCTCTATCCATTAGATCATATTGATGTTTCGAAGTAGATAAGGTACAAATAACTAAAGAtttggtaggaaaactgacatttTAACTATATTAGTTTAACTATATGAGACTAGTCATACAAGATAATCCAAATTTGATTACTTTGTGTCTGCAAGTTCAAATTGTCAATCAGTTATAATTCTTATGTGTACAATCAAACTAAATTATggaataatttgttttaaatgagtTTTTGTTATACTTGTAGATCAGTTTGAACGACGCTTGAATCAGTGGAAAGTTGATGACGAACAATTTGTCCATATTACAGCAGAGAAAAAAGTGATGGAACATATTTTGACAGAAAGTACAGTTACAATTGTTGGAAACTCAGGGACTGGAAAAAGTTTTCTGTCACGTCATGTTGCATTAACGATGATGAAACAAGGCTATATCATAATTCCATGTGATAACCCTGGTGATATAAGACAATGGTTTAAACCAGGAAGGAAAACATTATTTGTAGTTGATGATGTTTGTGGTCGGTATATTCTTAACCAACAGATTTACAATGATTGGAAACAAAGGCTTGATCACATCACATCTCTTCTCCAAGACAAATGTTGTAAAATTATGGTTACTTGTAGGTTAGATGTATATAAAAACGACCAGTTTGGCAAACTGTCTATTTTCCAAATATGTACTATTGACTTAAGCTCGGCAGAATTTAAACTAAATGCAGCTGAGAAATTGGATTTAGCTGAAGTGTACTTCAAGGACAATGCTAATAAAGTTACGGAATTGTCagaaaagtatgaatttttcccACTTTTATGTAATTTGTACCATAAACAACATTCTCAGAAACATGTAAACATCAGCGATTTTTTCAGCAATCCATTTGGTATTTTTCAAAATGAACTTGATGACTTGTATAGTGAAGGAAAGGCTGGTAAAGTTAAATATTGCAGCTTGGTACTATGTGTTATGTTTAACTACACATTAGGTGAAGAAAACTTAAACACTAAAAATATGAAGATAGGGACAGTCCTTGGAGATTTATTTGAAGAATGTGAACTGAACAAAGGGACCCCAGTAAAACGTTTACAGAAATCACTTGAAACATTTGTAGGTACCTATGTGGTCAAGGAAGTTAGCACATATAAAATAATCCAtgataaattgtttgattttCTAGCCAGCTATTTTGGGAAGAAGATGTTACAGCTTTTTATTGATCATGCTAATCCTGAGTTCATTAGCGAACGATTTATATGGAAGGCAGCAGATAATATCGATACAGATATAGAGTTTGCAATAGGAATACCTGATAAATTTATCAATAGATATATAGATAGACTGATAAAGGACTGGGAGAATGGGtttataataaatgtatttagtAATAGAAATATGAATTCTCgcaattttacagaaaagttcATAAGCTCTGTAAATAAATTGGATCAGCCAAAGCAAGAAGAACTTGCTTCCACAGAAGACATTGAATTAAAAGTAACAGCTCTTGACACGACTTGTATTTGTGGTCTTGGTAACCTTGTAGAGTGGTTAATAAGTAGGAACAGTGACATTAATCATTGTGGAGAGATTGGTTTTTCCCCTTTGCTTTTTGCATGTGTAAACGGAGATGTtcatgttgttaaagaactgtttcAACATGCTGCAGATGCTAATCAGTGTGACAATGACGGTCATTCACCTCTGTATATAGCCAGTCAtgaaggacatgttgatgttgttaaagagtTGATCCAACATTCAGCAGACGTCAACCAGTGTAACAATGATGGTGAATCACCTCTGTATATAGCCAGTCAggaaggacatgttgatgttgttaaagagtTGATCCAACATTCAGCAGACGTCAACCAGTGTAACAATGATGGTGAATCAACTCTGTATATAGCCAGTCAgaaaggacatgttgatgttgttaaagaactaaTACAAAATGCAGCAGAAATTAACCAAACCAAGAAAACTGGTTCATCCTCTCTATTAATAGCAAGTCAACAGGGTTACTTCAATGTGGTTAAAGAACTTTTACAACATTCACCAGTGGTAAATCTATGTATGAATAATGGTGCATCACCTTTGCTGGTAGCAAGTGGGAAAGGACATGTAAATATTGTTAAACTACTGTTACAACATTCATCAGATGTAAATCTGTGTAGTAATACTGGTACTTCACCTTTGTATCTAGCAAGTCTAGAGGGACAGCtggatgttgttaaagaactgctACTACATTCAGCTGCAATTAATCAGTGTAACAATGATGGTGAATCACCTTTGTATCAAGCCAGTCTTAAGGGAAATGTGGATGTTGTAAAAGAGCTCTTACAACATTCACCAGACGTAAATAAATGTAGTAATGATGGTGTCTCGCCTTTATCAAGAGCTTCTTATTTCAACAAGACAGAGGTTGTAAAGGTTCTTCTTCAGTGTGATGGGATTGATATTAATCTGTGTGGTAAAGATGGACGTTCTTCACTTTTCTGGGCAAGTCGTTTTGGTCATATTGATATTGTGACAGAATTGCTACAACATACAGTAGAAGTCAATAAGTGTGACAATGATGGTACTTCACCTCTGTTCAATGCAAGTGCATATGGACATGttaatgttgttaaagaactaATAAAACATTCAGCAGAAATTAACCAAAATAAGAATAATGGTGCATCCTCTCTGTTAGTAGCAAGTCAGCAAGGACacgttgatgttgttaaagaactttTACAACATTCACCAGAGGTAAATCTATGTATGAATAATGGTGCATCACCTTTGCTGGTAGCAAGTGGGGAAGGACATGTAAATATTGTTAAACTTTTGTTACAACATTCATCAGATGTAAATCTGTGTAGTAATATTGGTACTTCACCTTTGTATCTAGCAAGTCTGAAAGGACAgtttgatgttgttaaagaactgttactaCATTCAGCTGATGTAAACAAATGTGATAATGATGGTGTATCACCTTTGCTGGTAGCAAGTGGGAAAGGACATGTAAATATTGTTAAACTTTTGTTACAACATTCATCAGATATAAATCTGTGTAGTAATATTGGTACTTCACCTTTGTATCTAGCAAGTCTTGAAGGACAgcttgatgttgttaaagaactgttactaCATTCAGCAGATGTCAATAAATGTAGTAATGCTGGTGATTCTCCTTTATCTATAGCGTCTTATGTTAACAAGACAGAGGTTGTAAAGGTACTTCTACAGTGTGATGAGGTGGATATTAATCTATGTGATGAAGATGGACGTTCTCCACTTTATTGGGCAAGTCAACAAGGACATATTGATGTTGTGACAGAATTGCTACAACATGCAGTAGAAGTCAATCAGTGTGACAATGATGGTACTTCACCTCTGTTCAATGCAAGTGCAtatggacatgttgatgttgttaaagaactaaTACAACATTCAGCAAAAATAAACCAAACTAAGAATAATGGTGCATCCTCTTTGTTAGCAGCATGTCAACAAGGATATTTTAATGTGGTTAAAGAACTTTTACAACATTCACCAGATGTAAATCTATGTATGAATAATGGTGCATCACCTTTGCTGGTAGCAAGTGGGAAAGGACATGTAAACATTGTTAAACTTTTGTTACAACATTCATCAGATGTAAATCTGTGTAGTAATATTGATACTTCACCTTTGTATCTAGCAAGTCTGGAAGGACAgcttgatgttgttaaagaactgttactaCATTCAGCTGATGTAAACAAATGTAATAATGATGGTGTATCATCTCTCTATATAGCCAGTCAGGAAGGATatattgatgttgttaaagaactgttactcTATTCACCAGACGTAAATAAATGTAGCAATGATGGTGTTTCACCTTTATCAAGAGCTTCTAATTTCAACAAGACGGAGGTTGTAAAGATACTTCTTCAGTGTGATGAAATGGATATTAATCAATGTGATGAAGATGGACGTTCTCCACTTTATTGGGCAAGTGAAAAAGGACaagttgatgttgttaaagaactgataCAACATTCAGCAGAAGTCAATAAGTGTGCCAATGATGGTGCATCACCTCTGTATACAGCCAGTCAagaaggacatgttgatgttgttaaagaactgataCAATACTCACCAGATGTCAATAAATGTAGTAATGTCGGTGATTCTCCTTTATCAGTAGCTTCTTATTCAAACAAGACAGATGTTGTAAAGGTACTTCTTCAGTGTGATAAGGTGGATATTAATCTGTGTGATGCAGATGGACGTTCTTCCCTTTATTGGGCAAGTCAAcaaggacatgttgatgttgttaaagaactgttactaCATTCAGCAGATGTCAATAAATGTAGTAATGCTGGTGATTCTCCTTTATCTATAGCGTCTTATGTTAACAAGACAGAGGTTGTAAAGATACTTCTTCAGTGTGATGAGGTGGATATCAATCTATGTGATGAAGATGGACGTTCTCCACTTTATTGGGCAAGTCAAcaaggacatgttgatgttgttaatgAACTGTTACAACATTTAGCAGATATTAATATAGGTGACGCACAAGGTAAAACTCCTCTCCGTATAGCTCAGGAGCAAGGACACTTTGCGGTAGAAGCGTTGCTTTTAGGAAAACGGTAATTTCCACATGATGATCTCCATAGGACATGTATGGATATTGATCTTTTTTAGAACATAAAAACAGTATATTTCGTGATTGAGGGATCCTATATCTTTGGTAATAACTCTCTACGGACATTTCTCTAAAATAACAACTTGTCACTTCTAACCAACTCATGTTAAACTCTACAACTGAGATGGTTTCTTGCTTTATTGTATATGTAAACTACAGCATATCCCCACTATCAACTGACACGTGTATGCTTTCATTAAGAGTAAGTGTTGACGACTTCAACACGTTACTAATCAATCATCAATACCATAAATAGCTTTTCTAACTAAAAAAGAATATTAGTGTCATAGCAACACATCGGACAACATTGAATACAACATATTGCTAGAATGATGAACATTTTAAGGCTTTCtatctgttttcttaaaatgttcgaGACTTTGTCATTACTGAATATTAAAACTAATACAAGGTTATTGAGTGGATTTTTATCTAAGATTTGCTGCATTTACAAGGCAGTGtgtatccatatatatatatatatatagattatcaTCTATACTGTATGTTTGCATTACTTTTTTTGAGGGGTGAGGTAGAGTGTGGTGATCGAGTTTTAAATATATCGATTGTTTGCCACCTCTTTTTTGCGTAAAATTGCATTTCAAATGTCTGATGTGAGTGCACCATATTGCATACAGAAACCTCACATTAATGAAATGATGTTATATGTGACAGGTTTTAGTATGACTGTAAATAGATTTTCAAGATCAATGCTTTGTAGCTTGCTGTAAAAATATCCATGCATTTTTACTCAATTTTTGATAATAATGGATGTATATTAACGCTTAAATTGTGATCAATGCAATATATTCATGTAAAATGgtgtaatttcaaaatttgtatttcttgcattattaatttttttactttcatttgCTTCAAATATTTAGATGAATTACACGAATGAATGAGAATAATAACCGGTTCGTGGTTGATGCGTTTAAGTTGAATTATAGCTTCACCAAATATTATtctcatatacttttttttaaattgaaagagttgatatgaATTTGTACCTTGTGTTTGCAAAAATGtactttattgtttttatgcATTGATATAATTGTTTCATTTAACCAATTGCACACATTTGTAGATGCAATTGGTTATTTTGTTTTGcttaatattattgatattgatttgGAGATATGGATCGTCAATTTATCATGAAGTACCTGCTAAATGGATATTATAGCATTACACATGGTACAACTTACACGATGAAGGTACCCGCTACGTCGTCTATAATTAAATGTATGTGTATGGATTCGATTTGTGTGTGTTTCAATGCATGCATTTAAAAAAGCAtgtatttgtataaaatgtatatttgtacATTTGACATAAGACAGATCGTAAACTCAATATCTCTTTTTTCATTAAGATTCGGATTACAATCGTTaatatcaaaacagaaaaaaatatttcatttgttcaAGACTCAATGCAATGATTTATATCATAGAGAACTGCTCATTACCCTATATTGTATAATAGATGTTATTCTAAATGAACGTCTATTGTATAGATCCGACTTAACACGAATAGTTGTGTTATGTTCTTTTTTCTTTAAGAATTCGTCAAAAGCTGTCCTTACATTATGATTTCTCAAGTCAGTCCTTGAGTATATCTTCCATGTTACTGCTAGTATAGGAGTTTAATAGAATTTGTACATTTAATCTTAATAGCACATGATAAACATGCGTTcttttcttgtaaatataacatgaacatttttgccaaagtatgtttttcttttaatctcATTCTTTATTCGCCATTCCAGAGTTTGTACTCATTAAACATGTACCAGATGGTCGATATTTTAATTGTTATTCAGAACGATGtcaaacatttatatatacatttttgtaaatactttgaaataataatcaagtgttatctaaaacaaagttattaaaattatgtCAAACATTTGTATAGACATGTTTGTAAATACTATGAAATGATAATCAgtgttatttaaaacaaatgtattcGAAACGATGTcaaacatttgtatatacatatttgtaaatACTATGAAATGATAATCAGTgttatttaaaacaaagttaTTCAAAATGATGTCAAacatttgtatttacattttgttaaatactttgaaataataataaagtgTTATCTAAAACAAAGTTATTAAAATGATGTCAAACATTTGTATAGACATGTTTGTAAATACTATGAAATGATAATCAgtgttatttaaaacaaatttattcgAAACGATGTcaaacatttgtatatacatttttgtaaatactaTGAAATTATAATCAGTGTTATCTAAAACAAAGTTATTCAAAATGATGtcaaacatttttatacatttttgtaaatactaTAAAATGATAATCAGTGTTATCTAAAACAAAGTTATTCAAAATGATGtcaaacatttttatacatttttttaaatactataaaATGATAATCAAGTGTTATCTAAAACAAAGTTATTCAAAATGATGtcaaacatttttatacatttttttaaatactataaaATGATAATCAGTGTTATCTAAAACAAAGTTATTCAAAATGATGtcaaacatttttatacatttttttaaatactataaaATGATAATCAGTGTTATCTAAAACAAAGTTATTCAAAATGATGtcaaacatttttatacatttttgtaaatactaTAAAATGATAATCAGTTTTATCTAAAACAAAGTTATTCAAATGATGTcaaacatttttgtatatatttttgtgtaCATGCATATGATAGATAATCACTGAtattgaaaatgattttaaacaattgtatttacatttctttgtacatgtatatgattgatAATCACTGTTATTGAAAACGATGTTAAACATGTGTATATACATCATTGGTACATGATAAAGATTAATCACCACTGTTTGCAGATTTTAGTTACCATCGTTAAAAACGATGAAGAGTATCCATGGCATCCAATTAAATGTAAATGTTCAAAGAAATATTATGTTAACAAATACATCTTTTACTTTATAACTTTATGTATAGGTTCAACTAAGAGACTATAACTTTGCTTAACAAAAACAAGTCATATGACATATATTGTATGATTGAAAGACTTTGGGTAATGTATATGTGCTTGTTAATTAGTCTTTGTTACTTTTGTAGAAATACGAATTCGGGATTAAGTCAAACAGGTCAAACATTAGCCATTATGACCTATATTTAATGCTATGTTGATATTTGTTTAGTTAAACGTACGAGTCGACATATCGCATTATACATATGATCTGTAAAATGTAGACAGGTTATTCTGACCTATAGTTCATTCATTTACTGGTAAAATTATAAGAGTTATTCTATTATATCTAAAAGTTGTGTTGTATAACTGTTATACATTATTGGTGATAGGTCAATCTGATGTTACATTTACCAATGTAATTATAGTATGCAGATGTAAACCGAAGTTGTGTTTTTATATACCTATGATTCACTATCAATTGATTGTCAAGTATTCAATGGATTTTCAGTTTAAATAACCATCTACCTCTGACAGATCTGTTCATGTTTAATACTCGAGTCATAAGCTTTGTAATacaaaaaaagaaccatttttaCATAATGTGCAAAcgaacgttgtttttttttttaaatataattgaatgGTTTGTATTGTTGAGGTAACGGAGAATTTACTTGCAAGTTTATCTAAGTGCAATGCATGTATGTTAGGACCGATTCTCAGAAAACTTATACGCATTCGTAAAAATAAGATActtttttgattttgaaaagttGTTGCTTTGGAGTTATGATAAATTCACGCttgctttttatttttcaaagttattGGGCTTTTAAACAGTCATATTTAAGACAGAATACATTCGATCAAGGAGATCCAGATGCTATTTTTTTATGCAagctagtttttggtggggtttgtgttgtttattctttagtttctatgttgtgtcatgtgtactattgtttgtctgtttgtcttttttttatttttagccatggcgttgtcagtttatttttctgtttgactgtccctttggtatctttcgtccctctttttttacaatcttcttataaaatacatttttaattttccattttattcTAGTAAGAATTTGCATACGGCTGGGTATCAAACATTCTTGGCACACCTGTTTATTTATAATGTAATGGATTCATGTTCCGCaacaactaaaaataaatatttctaccATATAAGTTTTTGGCATATTATCATAAATAGTAAAATAGACGAAGAGAAACTATAATTGGCAAAAATCATCAACAAAGGCAAGatctaaaaaataattcaaatggctaaaacagttttaaaaatttgatatttgagttattgtctgtaaaTGACGATTTTTGTCTAATAATCCGTTTTTTGTGTTATCTTGAATTATAATAGATTGTTGCAAAGGTAGCTTTAACTGGCAATCATGATCAGAAAAAGATGTTATAAATTAGTCAAATTAGTCAAATGTCCGATTTGTGTGCTTTTTACAATAGTTGTTGTCCTGCACCGATAACTTGTTTTGAGCAATATCTTTACACCAATAATAAACAAAGAAATCTGTTACAATGAAACAATAGTTAAAGAAATGTATCTACAAATACAGTTGCATTACTGAAATCCTCAGTCATCACATATGAGATTACTTATCCTACAATACAGATTAATTTCTTGTGAAAACTTTATGATAGATTTAATTGTTTAAAGTCATAACTACAATATCGAAATATGTAAGAGTTAAATAGTCCATGGTCCAACTCAAAGGGGTTAAAGCGTTTAAATTGGCAAATTGAAAAGGTGTTCACCTTATTaaaaaatctgttttctttttcatCAGAAAACTTTAATAGGCTGTGAATTTAAAGTGTAATAATGATCGCCAACACCAGATCAATAGAATGTGAAATGGTTTATTAGCTTCTAACAGCAGTTGATGTTTCAAATGCACTGTTGGTTCAtttctttaattaatttttcaTTGAATCAGTTTTATTCAAACAGTAAAAGGTGGTCAATGCAG from Mytilus galloprovincialis chromosome 5, xbMytGall1.hap1.1, whole genome shotgun sequence includes these protein-coding regions:
- the LOC143076904 gene encoding uncharacterized protein LOC143076904 codes for the protein MIEDREEIIKPTTQRERNRVLLDILTARPFGTLEVFRDVLKESNQNNTDVLELVSKMQCGEKCDEHISCKDIIIHKHVIKLQKNYSLFVNDVDCKTDILDHLYGTGVLDTEEKEAVGCLSHTRHESNRILLNKLVRKGEDAYKRLVEALGHGQYNDVAFEMENNQVSELEIQWCQIGIKQLRDREIKKDVRVTYIQKEELTHDEHDEVIPKHILDQFERRLNQWKVDDEQFVHITAEKKVMEHILTESTVTIVGNSGTGKSFLSRHVALTMMKQGYIIIPCDNPGDIRQWFKPGRKTLFVVDDVCGRYILNQQIYNDWKQRLDHITSLLQDKCCKIMVTCRLDVYKNDQFGKLSIFQICTIDLSSAEFKLNAAEKLDLAEVYFKDNANKVTELSEKYEFFPLLCNLYHKQHSQKHVNISDFFSNPFGIFQNELDDLYSEGKAGKVKYCSLVLCVMFNYTLGEENLNTKNMKIGTVLGDLFEECELNKGTPVKRLQKSLETFVGTYVVKEVSTYKIIHDKLFDFLASYFGKKMLQLFIDHANPEFISERFIWKAADNIDTDIEFAIGIPDKFINRYIDRLIKDWENGFIINVFSNRNMNSRNFTEKFISSVNKLDQPKQEELASTEDIELKVTALDTTCICGLGNLVEWLISRNSDINHCGEIGFSPLLFACVNGDVHVVKELFQHAADANQCDNDGHSPLYIASHEGHVDVVKELIQHSADVNQCNNDGESPLYIASQEGHVDVVKELIQHSADVNQCNNDGESTLYIASQKGHVDVVKELIQNAAEINQTKKTGSSSLLIASQQGYFNVVKELLQHSPVVNLCMNNGASPLLVASGKGHVNIVKLLLQHSSDVNLCSNTGTSPLYLASLEGQLDVVKELLLHSAAINQCNNDGESPLYQASLKGNVDVVKELLQHSPDVNKCSNDGVSPLSRASYFNKTEVVKVLLQCDGIDINLCGKDGRSSLFWASRFGHIDIVTELLQHTVEVNKCDNDGTSPLFNASAYGHVNVVKELIKHSAEINQNKNNGASSLLVASQQGHVDVVKELLQHSPEVNLCMNNGASPLLVASGEGHVNIVKLLLQHSSDVNLCSNIGTSPLYLASLKGQFDVVKELLLHSADVNKCDNDGVSPLLVASGKGHVNIVKLLLQHSSDINLCSNIGTSPLYLASLEGQLDVVKELLLHSADVNKCSNAGDSPLSIASYVNKTEVVKVLLQCDEVDINLCDEDGRSPLYWASQQGHIDVVTELLQHAVEVNQCDNDGTSPLFNASAYGHVDVVKELIQHSAKINQTKNNGASSLLAACQQGYFNVVKELLQHSPDVNLCMNNGASPLLVASGKGHVNIVKLLLQHSSDVNLCSNIDTSPLYLASLEGQLDVVKELLLHSADVNKCNNDGVSSLYIASQEGYIDVVKELLLYSPDVNKCSNDGVSPLSRASNFNKTEVVKILLQCDEMDINQCDEDGRSPLYWASEKGQVDVVKELIQHSAEVNKCANDGASPLYTASQEGHVDVVKELIQYSPDVNKCSNVGDSPLSVASYSNKTDVVKVLLQCDKVDINLCDADGRSSLYWASQQGHVDVVKELLLHSADVNKCSNAGDSPLSIASYVNKTEVVKILLQCDEVDINLCDEDGRSPLYWASQQGHVDVVNELLQHLADINIGDAQGKTPLRIAQEQGHFAVEALLLGKR